A single region of the Marmota flaviventris isolate mMarFla1 chromosome 10, mMarFla1.hap1, whole genome shotgun sequence genome encodes:
- the Stmn1 gene encoding stathmin: MASSDIQVKELEKRASGQAFELILSPRSKESVPDFPLSPPKKKDLSLEEIQKKLEAAEERRKSHEAEVLKQLAEKREHEKEVLQKAIEENNNFSKMAEEKLTHKMEANKENREAQMAAKLERLREKDKHIEEVRKNKESKDPADETEAD, encoded by the exons ATGGCTTCTTCTG ATATTCAGGTGAAAGAACTGGAGAAGCGTGCCTCAGGCCAGGCTTTTGAGCTGATTCTCAGTCCTCGGTCAAAAGAATCGGTCCCagatttccccctttcccctccaaaGAAGAAGGATCTTTCCCTGGAGGAAATTCAGAAGAAATTAGAAGCTGCAGAAGAAAGACGCAAG TCTCATGAAGCTGAGGTCTTGAAGCAGCTTGCTGAGAAACGAGAGCATGAGAAAGAAGTGCTTCAGAAAGcaatagaagaaaacaacaacTTCAGTAAAATGGCGGAAGAGAAACTGACCCACAAAATGGAAGCTAACAAAGAGAACCGAGAGGCACAAATGGCTGCCAAACTGGAGCGTTTGCGAGAGAAG GATAAGCACATTGAAGAAGTGCGGAAGAACAAAGAATCCAAAGACCCTGCTGATGAAACTGAAGCTGACTAA